A single window of Leptospira dzoumogneensis DNA harbors:
- a CDS encoding outer membrane lipoprotein-sorting protein: protein MTGDVSHAQAPPDKARVAQELVARLDQALLKADGLVKANLILIKKTGDSWTWDMSIFRKGEDSLSLFESKGRGLEYKILFKEDGELIFAFNALSRKIFKKNDEEKYENHLNTGFSFVDLAGTSYQANYNPIVQSDLDIAGKKMKRVALRPIVPYFYSKLILLLEPDTLRPTRLDFHDKDGVLYKTMNIKYGPVKVKAKQKVTKEDIVSRLEMLDLNTGAISVLEYTEVDRDVKPDPSLFELDNLNRL from the coding sequence ATGACTGGGGATGTATCCCATGCTCAGGCTCCACCCGATAAAGCAAGAGTCGCCCAGGAACTAGTCGCAAGACTAGACCAGGCACTCTTGAAGGCGGACGGTTTAGTAAAAGCAAATCTGATCCTGATCAAAAAGACGGGAGATTCCTGGACCTGGGACATGAGCATTTTTAGAAAGGGAGAAGATTCACTCTCCCTATTCGAAAGCAAAGGCCGGGGTCTGGAATATAAGATCTTATTTAAGGAAGATGGAGAATTGATCTTCGCCTTCAATGCACTTTCCCGTAAAATTTTCAAAAAGAACGACGAAGAAAAATACGAGAACCATCTCAATACAGGATTCAGTTTTGTGGATCTGGCGGGAACTTCTTACCAAGCGAATTATAACCCGATCGTACAAAGCGATTTGGATATTGCGGGGAAGAAGATGAAACGTGTCGCTCTTAGACCGATCGTTCCTTATTTTTATTCCAAACTGATCTTACTTTTGGAACCGGATACATTAAGACCAACTCGTTTGGATTTTCATGATAAGGACGGGGTACTTTATAAAACAATGAACATAAAGTACGGTCCAGTTAAGGTAAAAGCAAAGCAGAAGGTCACAAAAGAAGATATAGTCAGTAGATTGGAAATGTTGGATCTGAATACAGGTGCGATCAGCGTATTGGAATATACCGAAGTGGACCGAGATGTAAAACCGGATCCTTCTTTATTCGAATTGGATAATCTAAACAGACTGTAA
- a CDS encoding LA_3751/LA_3752 family putative glycosyltransferase, whose translation MFNRLLSRVSSFTGKYAGFLIFGTVFLSLFLAWQYQTGIRVGDGAIKQQQLADLLHNGFPDFSCRYSGKEIDPEFRFLPLDLKKGSTMTHVYKGKCYYIFPFYYTAIQYPFALLMGRFGSFFLSLIFGILTLRALFRISELLDLKKESKFFFLILLLGSAFSLFSSDLSETILAIFGVTQGIYFLLKEDASSNSADLVFAGGFFGFAAFFRQEIILLAASLSLVYAFRIFRNPKTALFPFTFGALLTVQAVINYSVVGHPLGSRGYLQESSSYELVSQIYYLWQLMFLGKGSLGLFGAYPALAFIVLWRPKSDPLTRILYGLGIFILLSGLLTSTKFWQGVLFGPRFLITILPFLLLFLFSILEKNWEKLSKPFRITAILLISYSIIGGVVFDRLYYKFTKSVVTEQKELSDHTSKIVIYRKGSVFLPANSFREEREVYEIDSAGSFDALLEKLYRIGKTQVTVVGFKDSYPREVLVPKSEHFTFKNRVFYQSPSINMETLEFSKITK comes from the coding sequence ATGTTCAATCGTCTCCTTTCCCGGGTTTCTTCCTTCACTGGCAAGTATGCAGGTTTCCTGATTTTCGGAACGGTGTTTTTATCCTTATTTTTGGCATGGCAGTACCAAACGGGAATTCGGGTCGGAGACGGAGCGATCAAACAACAACAACTTGCAGACCTTCTGCATAACGGTTTTCCTGATTTTTCCTGCCGATATTCCGGAAAAGAAATAGATCCGGAGTTTAGATTCCTACCTTTGGATCTAAAAAAAGGGTCCACTATGACCCATGTTTATAAAGGAAAATGTTATTATATTTTTCCTTTTTATTATACTGCGATCCAGTACCCATTCGCTCTTTTGATGGGAAGATTCGGAAGTTTCTTCTTATCATTAATATTCGGGATTTTAACACTAAGGGCATTATTCCGAATTTCAGAACTTTTAGATTTAAAGAAAGAATCTAAATTTTTCTTTTTGATCTTATTATTAGGGTCTGCATTCAGCTTATTCTCCTCGGATCTATCTGAAACGATCTTGGCAATCTTCGGAGTCACTCAAGGAATTTATTTTTTACTTAAAGAGGACGCATCCTCCAACTCTGCCGATCTAGTATTTGCAGGTGGATTTTTCGGATTTGCAGCTTTCTTCCGGCAAGAGATAATTTTACTGGCAGCCAGTCTTTCTTTAGTTTATGCTTTTAGAATATTCAGAAATCCGAAAACTGCATTATTCCCGTTTACCTTCGGAGCTCTTTTGACCGTACAAGCGGTGATCAATTATTCCGTGGTTGGACACCCCTTAGGATCCAGAGGTTATTTACAAGAATCTTCTTCTTACGAATTAGTCTCTCAAATCTATTATTTATGGCAATTGATGTTTTTAGGAAAAGGTTCCTTAGGATTATTCGGAGCCTATCCTGCTTTGGCATTTATCGTTCTATGGAGACCGAAATCTGATCCGTTAACTCGGATCTTATACGGACTAGGGATCTTTATACTTCTTTCCGGTCTTCTGACCTCTACTAAATTTTGGCAGGGAGTATTATTCGGACCTAGATTTTTGATCACTATCCTTCCTTTTTTACTTTTGTTCTTATTCTCAATTTTAGAAAAAAATTGGGAAAAACTCAGCAAACCGTTTAGGATTACTGCCATCCTTCTTATCTCCTATTCTATTATAGGAGGTGTAGTATTCGACAGATTATATTATAAATTCACAAAATCGGTTGTGACCGAACAAAAAGAACTCAGCGATCATACTTCTAAAATCGTGATCTACAGAAAAGGTTCCGTGTTTTTACCGGCAAATTCTTTTAGAGAAGAGAGAGAAGTATATGAAATTGATTCCGCAGGATCTTTCGATGCACTTTTGGAAAAATTGTATAGGATCGGAAAAACCCAGGTAACTGTGGTAGGTTTTAAAGACTCCTATCCTCGAGAAGTTTTAGTTCCTAAATCAGAACATTTTACATTTAAGAACAGAGTATTCTACCAAAGTCCTTCGATCAATATGGAAACTTTAGAATTTAGTAAAATAACTAAATGA
- the guaB gene encoding IMP dehydrogenase, whose product MSNQSYRDSQFLDGLSGEELFSMQIGLTYRDFLVLPGFIDFNPSEVELETRLTKKIKLKKPFVSSPMDTVTESSMAIAQALMGGIGIIHYNNSVEEQVAEVSKVKRFENGFISDPVVLGPKNTIHDLDRIKETLGFTGIPITADGTRNSKLVGIVTNRDIDFERDRSIPVEKVMTTDVITGKAGITLKEANDIIKKEKIGKLPIIDKDGKLISLVSRSDLKKNKEFPDSSKDENKRLRCGAAVSTLPESRDRVAALYEAGVDVIIIDSAQGNSIYQIEMLQFIKSNFKNLEVIGGNVVTRGQAENLIGAGADGLRIGMGPGSICITQDTMAVGRAQATAVYQTAAHAAKYDVPVIADGGISNIGDIANALAIGASACMMGFMFAGTSEAPGEYFYENGIRLKKYRGMASIEAMKAGGDKRYFNEGQKVKVAQGVSGSVVDRGSILNFIPYLSLGLRLSFQDMGFRSVQDLHKGLREGKLRFERRSESAQAQGSVHSLYSYSAPSLRAE is encoded by the coding sequence ATGTCAAACCAATCTTACCGAGACTCCCAATTTTTAGACGGCCTATCCGGCGAAGAACTTTTCAGCATGCAAATCGGGCTTACTTATCGGGACTTTTTAGTCCTGCCCGGTTTTATCGATTTCAATCCTTCCGAAGTTGAACTAGAGACTAGATTAACTAAAAAGATCAAACTTAAGAAGCCATTCGTGAGTTCCCCAATGGACACTGTGACCGAGTCCTCTATGGCAATCGCACAGGCCCTTATGGGAGGGATCGGAATTATCCATTATAATAATTCTGTCGAAGAACAGGTTGCCGAAGTCAGCAAGGTGAAACGTTTCGAAAACGGTTTCATTTCAGACCCGGTTGTTCTTGGACCGAAAAATACGATCCACGATCTGGACAGGATCAAAGAAACTTTAGGATTCACCGGAATTCCAATCACTGCAGATGGGACCAGAAATTCTAAACTGGTTGGGATTGTAACCAATAGAGATATCGATTTCGAAAGAGATCGTTCTATCCCTGTGGAAAAAGTAATGACCACTGATGTGATTACCGGAAAAGCAGGGATCACTTTAAAAGAAGCAAACGATATTATCAAAAAAGAGAAGATCGGAAAACTTCCGATCATAGACAAAGACGGAAAACTTATCTCTTTAGTGAGTCGTTCCGATCTGAAAAAGAATAAGGAATTCCCAGATTCTTCCAAGGACGAGAACAAAAGGCTCAGATGTGGAGCTGCGGTTTCTACCTTGCCAGAATCCAGGGACAGGGTCGCTGCATTATACGAAGCCGGAGTGGATGTGATCATCATCGATTCCGCCCAGGGAAACTCGATCTACCAGATAGAGATGCTCCAATTCATTAAGTCCAATTTCAAAAATCTGGAAGTGATCGGTGGTAACGTGGTCACCCGCGGCCAGGCAGAAAACCTGATCGGTGCGGGAGCTGACGGACTTAGGATCGGAATGGGACCCGGTTCCATTTGTATCACCCAAGATACTATGGCAGTGGGAAGAGCGCAAGCAACTGCGGTGTACCAAACTGCTGCCCATGCTGCAAAATATGACGTTCCTGTTATTGCAGATGGTGGAATTTCTAATATTGGAGATATCGCAAATGCTTTGGCAATCGGGGCTTCTGCATGTATGATGGGATTTATGTTCGCAGGAACATCCGAGGCACCTGGAGAGTATTTTTATGAGAATGGAATACGTCTCAAAAAATACCGCGGAATGGCAAGTATAGAAGCAATGAAAGCCGGCGGAGACAAACGTTACTTCAACGAGGGCCAAAAAGTAAAAGTGGCTCAGGGAGTGAGCGGTTCCGTAGTGGATAGAGGTTCAATTCTGAACTTTATTCCATATTTAAGCCTGGGACTAAGACTTTCTTTTCAGGATATGGGATTCCGTTCCGTCCAAGACTTACATAAAGGACTACGGGAAGGAAAACTCAGATTCGAAAGAAGGAGTGAATCCGCTCAAGCCCAAGGTTCTGTTCATAGTCTTTACTCTTATAGTGCACCTAGTTTAAGAGCAGAGTAA
- a CDS encoding FAD-binding oxidoreductase — protein MATASKKKTVKKATSPKTKKAVFDLKEFESRLSPAQKVEAWGMNHFSNSKVFLPISIQDFKDLFSYARDTNTKVAFRGGGCSYGDAATNEKGIVVDIRNFNKILSFDPKTGILVAESGVTIKQLWEFGIERGFWPPVVSGTMFPTLGGALSMNIHGKNNFAVGPIGDHIQEFTFLSPDGKESVCSPKKNSDLFYSAISGFGMLGAFLTVTIKLKKIYSGKMKVWPVNTANLQEMYDYFEREYKQSDYLVGWVDGFASGKGLGRGQIHKAVHLKAGEDPDFPENCKLENQILPSTFLGIIPKSWMWLFMYPFSNKFGMRFVNFGKWISGFLNNNKPYEQGHAEYAFLLDYVPNWKFMYKPGAMIQYQSFIPKENAVKGFEEILSLCQKRGIVNWLGVFKKHRPDKFLLTHAVDGYSMAMDFPMTKGNKTKLWELAKEMDEIVVKNGGRFYFAKDSTLRPEVYRRSMPKQNLEKFRTMKKKLDPKNLLESDLFRRVWGK, from the coding sequence ATGGCAACCGCTTCTAAAAAAAAGACAGTTAAAAAAGCGACATCTCCCAAAACTAAAAAAGCAGTTTTCGATCTAAAAGAGTTCGAGTCCCGTTTAAGTCCTGCTCAAAAAGTAGAAGCCTGGGGAATGAACCATTTCTCCAATAGTAAGGTTTTTTTACCTATATCTATCCAGGACTTTAAGGATCTATTCTCTTATGCAAGAGATACGAATACAAAAGTTGCATTTAGGGGAGGAGGTTGCAGCTACGGTGATGCTGCTACGAACGAAAAAGGGATCGTAGTAGATATCCGTAACTTTAATAAGATCTTATCCTTTGATCCTAAAACCGGGATCTTGGTTGCGGAATCCGGAGTCACCATCAAACAACTTTGGGAGTTCGGGATCGAAAGAGGATTTTGGCCTCCTGTTGTAAGTGGAACAATGTTCCCTACGTTAGGCGGTGCACTTTCTATGAATATTCATGGAAAGAATAACTTCGCAGTTGGACCGATCGGAGATCATATCCAGGAATTTACCTTTTTAAGTCCTGATGGAAAAGAATCCGTTTGTTCTCCTAAAAAAAATTCGGATCTATTTTACTCTGCGATTTCCGGCTTCGGGATGTTAGGAGCATTCCTGACTGTCACCATCAAACTCAAAAAAATCTACTCCGGTAAAATGAAAGTTTGGCCGGTGAATACTGCAAACCTGCAAGAGATGTATGATTATTTTGAAAGAGAATACAAACAATCCGACTATTTAGTAGGTTGGGTGGATGGATTTGCCTCCGGAAAAGGTTTAGGTCGAGGTCAGATCCATAAAGCGGTTCATCTAAAAGCGGGAGAAGATCCTGATTTTCCTGAAAATTGCAAATTGGAAAATCAAATTCTACCAAGCACATTTTTAGGGATCATTCCTAAGTCTTGGATGTGGCTATTCATGTATCCATTCAGCAATAAGTTCGGAATGAGATTCGTGAATTTCGGAAAATGGATCTCCGGGTTTTTAAATAATAATAAACCTTATGAGCAAGGACATGCAGAATACGCTTTTCTTTTGGACTATGTTCCGAATTGGAAATTTATGTATAAGCCTGGTGCGATGATCCAATACCAAAGTTTTATTCCGAAAGAGAATGCAGTAAAAGGTTTCGAAGAGATCCTAAGTCTTTGTCAAAAAAGAGGGATCGTAAACTGGCTTGGTGTATTTAAGAAACATAGACCTGACAAATTTTTACTCACCCATGCGGTAGACGGTTATTCTATGGCTATGGATTTTCCTATGACCAAAGGTAATAAAACTAAACTTTGGGAACTTGCCAAAGAAATGGATGAGATCGTTGTGAAGAATGGAGGAAGATTCTATTTTGCAAAAGACAGCACTCTTCGCCCTGAAGTTTACAGAAGATCCATGCCTAAACAGAACCTTGAAAAGTTCAGAACCATGAAGAAAAAATTGGATCCGAAAAATCTATTAGAGTCGGATCTATTTAGAAGAGTCTGGGGAAAGTAA
- a CDS encoding 16S rRNA (uracil(1498)-N(3))-methyltransferase: MSSEEIVFFRPGFVSSPELKLEGEEISHLKAFRVFSEDKTVIIKDGEGASFAYSVPSSSKIGSLIGTDKKERPKTKAKIATAIPKGNRLEWLIQKGTELGITEFIFLVFSHSDRKDLNPERLLKVAAEASSQSGQDFLPEIKGPISLSKFLEGSKSSKEELLLFDPRSEIRINPENIQNKTVLIGPEGGFRKEELELISQFGILSVNVGESILRIETAGIFAASLFRLGSLR, translated from the coding sequence ATGTCCTCGGAAGAGATCGTTTTTTTTCGACCGGGTTTTGTTTCTTCTCCCGAACTGAAATTAGAGGGAGAAGAGATCTCTCATCTAAAAGCATTTAGAGTTTTTTCAGAAGATAAAACGGTGATCATCAAGGATGGTGAGGGTGCAAGTTTTGCATACAGTGTACCTTCTTCTTCTAAAATCGGAAGTCTGATCGGTACCGATAAAAAAGAAAGACCTAAAACCAAAGCAAAGATCGCAACTGCAATTCCGAAAGGAAACAGACTGGAATGGCTCATCCAAAAAGGAACGGAGCTTGGGATCACTGAATTTATTTTTTTAGTATTCTCTCATTCGGATAGAAAAGACTTAAATCCGGAAAGGCTTTTGAAAGTAGCGGCGGAAGCTTCTTCTCAATCCGGCCAAGATTTTTTGCCTGAGATCAAAGGACCGATCTCACTTTCTAAATTTTTAGAAGGGTCAAAATCTTCTAAAGAGGAACTTCTACTTTTTGATCCAAGATCTGAAATACGGATCAATCCTGAAAACATACAAAACAAAACAGTTTTGATCGGACCGGAAGGTGGATTTAGAAAAGAAGAATTAGAACTGATCTCTCAGTTTGGGATTTTATCTGTAAATGTGGGAGAATCTATTTTGAGAATAGAGACCGCTGGAATTTTTGCGGCCTCTTTATTTAGGTTAGGAAGTTTACGCTGA
- a CDS encoding thiamine phosphate synthase, whose protein sequence is MEFPLRPRHSIWRAPGIYPILDLEYCSKFSKDPVRIVELWSYQREWIPFYQIRAKKETTETLKKVYESLIEAFPDFPIILNDYWKEALEWRCFGLHIGKEDYASLSLEDKKKVRSSGLYLGTSCHNSEDIAGLEPGVWDYTGLGPVYSTNSKDTEDIPVGLRGVQEALQIAKIPVTPIGGIGPEQITELSELGPLSYAMIASASERDSFYDCIRILKEIKNP, encoded by the coding sequence TTGGAATTCCCACTTAGACCCAGACATAGTATCTGGAGAGCGCCCGGCATTTATCCAATCCTAGATCTAGAATATTGTTCCAAGTTTTCCAAGGACCCGGTCCGTATTGTGGAACTTTGGAGTTACCAAAGGGAATGGATCCCATTCTATCAGATACGCGCTAAAAAAGAGACCACTGAAACATTAAAGAAGGTTTATGAAAGTCTTATAGAAGCATTTCCTGATTTTCCGATCATACTGAATGATTATTGGAAAGAGGCCTTGGAATGGAGATGTTTCGGACTTCATATCGGAAAAGAAGATTATGCTTCTCTTTCCTTAGAGGATAAGAAGAAGGTCCGCTCGAGTGGATTGTACCTTGGCACTTCCTGTCATAATTCCGAAGATATTGCAGGCTTAGAGCCCGGTGTCTGGGACTATACCGGACTTGGACCGGTGTATTCTACAAACTCCAAGGATACGGAAGATATTCCTGTAGGTCTTCGGGGCGTCCAAGAAGCCTTACAAATTGCTAAAATACCTGTCACTCCTATCGGAGGGATCGGTCCTGAACAGATCACAGAGTTATCGGAGCTCGGTCCATTGTCCTATGCGATGATCGCTTCCGCTTCCGAAAGAGATTCCTTTTACGATTGCATTCGTATCCTTAAGGAGATAAAGAATCCATAA
- a CDS encoding WecB/TagA/CpsF family glycosyltransferase yields the protein MKQPGEIRHLSAKDDRDYLLDYQTLNVDDLDKAPILGVPFDNASLDEAVAKIYHLMEEKDKFHHVLLLDPIKTMALRKGKKLHRIAQKASLILAEGAGLQWAAKKLGGELKERIPTIALMMDLVRLCELRNYSIFLLGGKEEIVEKVYFNLSRHFPGVRIVGRHAGYLNTQRELLVKESIRKTSPNIIFLAMDFPDQEIWVENNTAFFGHAVVIGVGPAMDILSGKVKKAPNVFKLKGLTWLWRIMVRPWRLIRLSRMFGFFIVVAIKSLFVKKKK from the coding sequence ATGAAACAGCCAGGGGAAATACGCCATCTATCTGCAAAGGATGATCGCGACTACTTACTAGATTATCAGACCCTGAATGTGGATGATCTGGACAAGGCTCCTATTTTAGGTGTACCTTTCGATAACGCCAGCCTAGATGAGGCGGTGGCAAAAATTTATCATCTCATGGAAGAGAAGGATAAATTCCATCATGTTCTTCTTTTAGATCCTATAAAGACAATGGCTCTTCGCAAAGGGAAGAAGTTACATAGGATCGCGCAAAAAGCCAGCCTCATCCTAGCGGAAGGTGCGGGTCTACAATGGGCCGCTAAAAAATTAGGCGGGGAATTAAAAGAGAGAATTCCTACAATCGCACTCATGATGGACTTGGTCCGTCTTTGCGAACTTAGAAATTATTCCATTTTTCTTTTAGGCGGAAAGGAAGAGATCGTTGAGAAAGTTTATTTCAATCTTTCCAGACATTTTCCCGGAGTTCGTATCGTAGGACGTCATGCAGGATATTTAAACACCCAGCGTGAGCTGCTTGTAAAAGAATCTATCCGCAAGACCAGTCCGAATATTATATTTCTTGCAATGGATTTTCCGGACCAAGAGATCTGGGTTGAGAATAATACCGCATTTTTCGGCCACGCAGTAGTGATCGGAGTCGGTCCTGCTATGGACATTCTTTCCGGAAAAGTAAAAAAGGCTCCGAATGTTTTCAAACTGAAGGGCTTAACCTGGCTTTGGAGAATTATGGTACGTCCTTGGAGACTGATTCGCCTGAGTAGAATGTTCGGATTTTTTATAGTGGTAGCGATCAAATCTCTTTTTGTAAAAAAGAAGAAATAA
- a CDS encoding EAL domain-containing protein, protein MSEGRASWNASKWKEWFSEGEIVPYFQPILSVEKDSIFGYEALARFIDKEGTVHSLGPFFLADIPHSFSVSEREEFKNLKLEIDRAVRKKAVEKIGNTPGLDPKAKLFLNISPSFMQDYLSSKTDDEPYTLQIAKSAGLDPKRIVIEIIEEHFSGEIDQLKPLINLYKRSGFLVAIDDLGSKSSNLDRIGALHPDIIKVDLGLIRSSVASRNFQEILFTLSRLAESLGCSLLFEGLETETELYNALTYGARFLQGFYFAEPTPELIDINGLSIRFSQLHELFFNYKKYQLLRRIKKEKELEDRLESSGIEVISSNGIVTIKLRNSYLLEKSVFRMYVTNHEGRQLSPNYSGISDSGMLEDDSFVGRNWSWRPYFLEQFYKNAKDPSGGWIASNPYYDLESNLLLVTYSKSMEEGNVLFVDVRMWDFP, encoded by the coding sequence ATGAGCGAAGGAAGAGCTTCTTGGAATGCATCCAAATGGAAAGAATGGTTTTCCGAAGGTGAGATTGTTCCGTACTTTCAGCCCATTTTGTCCGTCGAAAAAGATTCTATCTTCGGTTACGAGGCACTCGCTCGTTTTATAGATAAGGAAGGCACGGTCCATAGTCTTGGTCCGTTCTTCTTAGCGGATATACCTCATTCTTTTTCCGTTTCCGAAAGAGAAGAATTCAAAAATCTTAAATTAGAAATAGATAGGGCCGTTCGTAAAAAAGCGGTGGAGAAGATCGGTAATACTCCAGGCCTGGATCCGAAAGCAAAACTTTTTCTGAATATATCTCCTTCTTTTATGCAGGACTATCTATCTTCCAAAACGGATGATGAACCTTATACCTTGCAGATCGCAAAAAGTGCCGGTCTAGATCCTAAGAGGATCGTGATCGAAATTATAGAGGAACATTTTTCCGGAGAGATAGATCAGCTAAAACCTCTGATCAATCTATATAAAAGATCCGGGTTTTTAGTGGCTATAGACGATCTTGGATCCAAATCCTCTAATCTGGATCGGATCGGCGCATTACATCCTGATATTATCAAAGTGGATCTGGGGCTTATTCGTAGTTCTGTTGCTTCCAGGAATTTTCAGGAGATACTATTCACATTGTCCAGACTTGCTGAAAGCTTGGGATGTTCTCTTTTGTTCGAAGGCCTGGAAACTGAAACGGAACTTTATAACGCTCTGACATACGGGGCCAGATTTTTACAAGGTTTCTATTTCGCAGAGCCGACACCTGAGTTAATAGATATCAACGGTTTAAGCATTCGATTTTCCCAACTTCATGAATTATTCTTTAATTATAAAAAATACCAGCTGCTTAGGCGTATTAAAAAAGAGAAGGAACTGGAAGATCGATTGGAATCTTCCGGTATAGAGGTGATCTCTTCCAACGGAATTGTGACTATTAAATTAAGAAATTCTTATCTTCTGGAAAAATCGGTTTTTAGAATGTATGTTACCAATCATGAAGGAAGACAACTTTCTCCTAACTATTCAGGGATCTCGGATTCCGGAATGTTGGAAGACGATTCCTTTGTGGGAAGGAACTGGAGTTGGAGACCATACTTCTTAGAACAATTTTATAAGAATGCAAAAGATCCTTCCGGCGGTTGGATCGCAAGCAATCCATACTATGACTTGGAAAGCAATCTGCTCTTAGTGACTTATTCTAAAAGTATGGAAGAAGGAAACGTTCTATTCGTAGATGTACGAATGTGGGATTTTCCTTAA
- a CDS encoding DUF1577 domain-containing protein — translation MEKVQRKQRDKEFITDPGKKLHIIGKFLLKTDLLVRDTETHESVQLLSVNKDATKILVQGRMAEQFKLNAHIVLYKLLARYVELECEVLEEKPNNQYIMQVDHVSIASRERKFTRIKPPDGSVWITNLRTSRTTIDANLFNIPTSVKVNFADTERTLKPKFDIVKIDVFNSIGDKFDLVKKTGKILYIPNTQKPDSFKSSDPNGFIDYEHELGDEDDVRKKIIEYANQKIRSELIVPVIYINHDEQAIPIGYVHAQNRTREIDITEVMEIKTLTFDMVDRIRESNTILVKERFAVIDLSTGGLRVKINHPDLNGELPRRKGFTFDIFFKMQSPITAYGVVRSIARDTDGNLYVGLSLEGNSARPGEKKRFIDNVNRMLSDSGVKVG, via the coding sequence ATGGAAAAGGTTCAAAGGAAACAAAGAGACAAAGAGTTCATCACAGATCCTGGTAAAAAACTCCATATCATTGGAAAATTTCTACTCAAAACAGATCTACTCGTAAGGGATACGGAAACACACGAATCCGTTCAACTTCTCTCCGTCAATAAGGACGCCACAAAAATTTTAGTACAAGGTCGAATGGCCGAACAATTTAAGCTGAATGCTCATATTGTTTTGTACAAATTACTCGCGAGATACGTCGAACTAGAATGCGAGGTCCTGGAAGAAAAACCGAATAATCAATACATCATGCAGGTGGACCATGTTTCCATCGCAAGCAGAGAGAGAAAATTCACAAGGATCAAACCTCCGGATGGAAGCGTTTGGATCACGAATCTGCGTACTAGCAGGACCACAATCGACGCGAACTTATTCAATATACCCACTTCCGTAAAAGTCAATTTCGCGGATACGGAAAGAACTCTTAAGCCTAAGTTCGATATAGTAAAAATAGATGTTTTCAATTCTATCGGGGATAAGTTCGACCTAGTCAAAAAGACCGGCAAAATATTATATATTCCGAATACACAAAAACCTGACTCTTTTAAATCTTCGGATCCGAACGGATTTATAGATTATGAACATGAACTTGGAGATGAAGATGATGTTCGTAAAAAGATCATAGAATATGCCAACCAAAAGATCAGATCGGAATTAATCGTTCCGGTTATCTATATCAACCATGATGAGCAGGCTATTCCTATCGGATATGTGCATGCCCAAAATAGGACTAGAGAAATAGATATAACCGAAGTAATGGAGATCAAAACCCTTACTTTTGATATGGTGGATCGGATCAGAGAATCCAATACGATCTTAGTAAAAGAAAGATTTGCGGTTATAGATCTTTCCACTGGCGGTTTGAGAGTAAAGATCAATCATCCTGATCTAAACGGCGAGCTACCTAGAAGAAAAGGATTCACATTCGATATATTTTTCAAAATGCAATCTCCGATCACTGCTTACGGAGTAGTACGCTCCATTGCAAGAGATACGGATGGGAACTTATATGTAGGACTTTCTTTGGAAGGAAACTCCGCAAGACCCGGAGAGAAAAAACGTTTTATAGACAATGTAAATCGTATGCTTTCCGACTCGGGTGTAAAAGTCGGCTAA
- the thiS gene encoding sulfur carrier protein ThiS, with the protein MIVNGKEFSLRELSSPDLFSLLESLKLKPETVAIQKNGEILKRDHWKNSSLEEGDKIEILKFVGGG; encoded by the coding sequence ATGATCGTAAACGGTAAGGAATTCTCTCTGCGGGAACTTTCTTCTCCGGATCTTTTTTCCCTATTGGAGTCCTTAAAATTAAAACCGGAAACGGTTGCCATCCAGAAGAATGGAGAGATCCTAAAAAGGGACCATTGGAAGAATTCCTCCTTAGAAGAAGGGGATAAAATAGAGATCCTGAAATTTGTAGGAGGGGGTTGA